The sequence CAATACCAACTTTATGCAAATGAATTATCTGTGCGTACCAATCATGTGGATGAATACCATATTTACATCAATGGAGCGGCTACATTTTTATATATTCCCCAGTGGCGACATTTACCGAGTGAAGTCGAGATCATTCCACCCTACAGCCATTGGCAGGTCACGACCGCCTTGGCACCCTGCGGAAATAACCGTTTTCTCGCCTTAGATTATGATACATTGGTGGATAGTCCAATAGAGGTGGGTTGCCACTCGGTTTATGAATTTACGGTGCAAGATATTCCACATCGGTTAGCAGTTTGGGGCAAGTTAAATTGTGATGTGGAAAAATTACAGCATGATATAATCAAAATCATTGAAACAGAAGCGCAATTATTTGGTGGTTTACCCTATGAACATTATTTATTTCTGCTCCATTTAACGACCCAGGGTTACGGAGGCTTGGAACATAAAAACTGTTGCTCTCTCATTTATAGCGAACAGGGGATGGGTTTGCCCTCAAAATATCAACGATTTTTGAATTTGGTTGCCCATGAATTTTTCCATCTTTGGAATGTGAAACGTTTGAAACCGGCGGAATTTATCCCTTTTGATTACGACCAGGAAAATTACACCCCATCCCTTTGGTTTTGTGAAGGGACAACCAGTTATTACGATTTGGTCATCCCTTGGCGGGCGGGCATTTATGATGCAAAACAGTTCCTCAAACTATTGGGAGAAGAGATTACCCGTTATTATCAAACTCCGGGGCGGGAGGTACAGAGTTTAACCGAAGCCAGTTTCGATGCTTGGATTAAATACTATCGGCGGGATGGAAATAGCCCCAACAGTCAAATTTCCTATTATCTGAAAGGGGCATTGGTAACGTTACTATTGGATTTGCAGATTCGCAAAAAGTATGAAAATCAACGCTCATTTGATGACGTGATGCAAAAAATGTGGCAAAAATTCGGTCAAGCAGAAGTGGGATTTACCCCTGCCCAACTTTATGAAACCATTCAGGCGGTTTTGGATGAAGATTTAACCCTGTTTTGGCAAAATTATATCACGGGTTTGACCCCTTTGCCCCTAGCGGAAACCCTGGCGGATTTTGGTTTAGAATTGCGCCCCATTCCCGGAAAAACCCCCTTTTTAGGCATCATTTTAGAAGCCAATCGCCATGTGGTGAAACAGGTTTTGCGCCATTCTCCCGCTTGGTGGGTGGGGATTGACCCGGGGGATGAAATAGTCGCCTTGGGGGGACGGCGGGTGAAGCGGGAACAATGGTCGGAGCAATTGCAGGAATTTGCGGTGGGGGAAACGGTGGAATTGTCCGTATTTCGGCGGGATGAGTTACGCTCCTATCTGGTGACGTTGGGGGCACCCCAGCCGGAGGGGTATCAGATAGAACCGCTGGCGCACCCCAGCCCAACCCAGCGGGCACTTGGAACGGGTTGGTTGGGAACCTTGGCGTTTTGTCCCCAAACGTAAAGATAAAATTCAGTACAATAAGGATTACGGGGAATTGATGCGGTTGCAAGGAGGGCGGCAATGTTGCAGGACACGAGGGCGATTCGTTTTTATCAGCGGTTGACGGATGCTTTGGTGGAATTGCGCCAGCGTGGCTATTCCCTCGATGAACTGCGATTGTACTTAGATGGCTATTTGGCGGCTCTCCGTCATGGAAGTGAGTTGGAACCCTACTTGGTGCATCGTTTGGAAGAGGAGACGGTGCGGTTTATGTATGACCCGGCGAATTTGACGGGGGTGTCCTAGTGGTGGACTGGGGGCAGGTGGCGGAGGAATTTGCCCGTTGTCTGGAACCCCGGCGGGTGGTGCGGCGGCGGGAGGAATTGTTGGTTTA comes from Synechococcus sp. C9 and encodes:
- a CDS encoding M61 family metallopeptidase translates to MSRHIYYQISAPQPATHYLEVTMQIHFWDQDVLDLKLPVWTPGSYLVREYARHLEQFQVGGGLTWQKLSKNHWQMQTPGVDKITVQYQLYANELSVRTNHVDEYHIYINGAATFLYIPQWRHLPSEVEIIPPYSHWQVTTALAPCGNNRFLALDYDTLVDSPIEVGCHSVYEFTVQDIPHRLAVWGKLNCDVEKLQHDIIKIIETEAQLFGGLPYEHYLFLLHLTTQGYGGLEHKNCCSLIYSEQGMGLPSKYQRFLNLVAHEFFHLWNVKRLKPAEFIPFDYDQENYTPSLWFCEGTTSYYDLVIPWRAGIYDAKQFLKLLGEEITRYYQTPGREVQSLTEASFDAWIKYYRRDGNSPNSQISYYLKGALVTLLLDLQIRKKYENQRSFDDVMQKMWQKFGQAEVGFTPAQLYETIQAVLDEDLTLFWQNYITGLTPLPLAETLADFGLELRPIPGKTPFLGIILEANRHVVKQVLRHSPAWWVGIDPGDEIVALGGRRVKREQWSEQLQEFAVGETVELSVFRRDELRSYLVTLGAPQPEGYQIEPLAHPSPTQRALGTGWLGTLAFCPQT
- a CDS encoding DUF6761 family protein — its product is MLQDTRAIRFYQRLTDALVELRQRGYSLDELRLYLDGYLAALRHGSELEPYLVHRLEEETVRFMYDPANLTGVS